The Polymorphobacter megasporae genome window below encodes:
- a CDS encoding DUF3576 domain-containing protein, whose translation MVSVGRASAGAALMALALLGGCSHGHHGKKPRPEALAPARLSTIGVNSYLWQASLDTIAFMPIASVDSNGGVIVTDWYVSPVTPNERIKVTITILDTVLRADAVRVSANRQQLGASGWVEVPVRAGTVQKLEETILGHARDLRQASITG comes from the coding sequence ATGGTTTCGGTCGGTCGAGCAAGTGCTGGCGCGGCGTTGATGGCGCTCGCGCTCCTCGGCGGCTGCAGCCACGGTCACCACGGTAAAAAGCCGCGGCCCGAGGCGCTGGCCCCGGCGCGGCTGTCGACGATCGGCGTCAATTCCTATCTGTGGCAGGCGAGCCTCGACACGATCGCGTTCATGCCGATCGCCTCGGTCGATTCGAACGGCGGCGTCATCGTCACCGACTGGTATGTCAGCCCGGTGACGCCGAACGAGCGGATCAAGGTGACGATCACGATCCTCGACACCGTCCTCCGCGCCGACGCGGTTCGCGTCTCCGCGAACCGCCAGCAGCTCGGCGCGAGCGGCTGGGTCGAAGTCCCGGTCCGTGCCGGCACCGTCCAGAAGCTCGAGGAGACGATCCTCGGCCACGCCCGCGACCTGCGCCAGGCATCGATCACCGGGTGA
- a CDS encoding YggS family pyridoxal phosphate-dependent enzyme, which translates to MTIEDATERLAAVRDAIARTAALAKRDPAAVELIAVSKTHDAAAIEPLLAAGQRSFGENRVQEAAAKWPALCAAYPGVRLHLVGQLQSNKARDAVELFDVIHSVDRRSLVIALAGAMASAAKRPDCYIQVNIGDEAQKGGVALGELKALLDLARAHDLPVAGLMAVPPEGIEPAPFFALLAKLARDHGLPGLSMGMSADYETAVMLGATCVRVGSALFGARG; encoded by the coding sequence ATGACGATCGAAGATGCAACGGAACGGCTGGCGGCAGTGCGCGATGCGATCGCGCGCACGGCGGCGCTGGCGAAGCGCGACCCGGCGGCGGTCGAGTTGATTGCCGTATCGAAGACCCACGATGCTGCGGCGATCGAGCCGCTGCTCGCCGCCGGGCAGCGGTCGTTCGGCGAGAACCGCGTTCAGGAGGCAGCGGCGAAGTGGCCGGCCCTGTGCGCAGCGTACCCCGGGGTACGGCTCCACCTTGTCGGCCAGCTCCAGTCGAACAAGGCGCGCGACGCGGTCGAGCTGTTCGACGTCATCCACAGCGTCGACCGGCGGTCGCTGGTGATCGCGCTGGCGGGGGCGATGGCATCGGCGGCCAAGCGCCCCGACTGCTATATCCAGGTCAATATCGGCGACGAGGCGCAAAAGGGCGGGGTCGCACTCGGCGAGCTCAAGGCGTTGCTCGACCTCGCGCGCGCGCACGATCTGCCGGTCGCCGGGCTCATGGCGGTGCCACCCGAGGGGATCGAGCCTGCGCCGTTCTTCGCGCTCCTTGCCAAACTCGCGCGCGATCACGGCCTGCCGGGTCTGAGCATGGGGATGTCGGCGGACTACGAAACTGCGGTGATGCTCGGCGCGACATGCGTCCGCGTCGGCAGCGCGCTGTTCGGTGCGCGGGGCTAG
- a CDS encoding M3 family metallopeptidase encodes MKLSLLIGACLLAIAAVPTAAAPSNPLLAPWTGPYGGEPNFATVKIADFAPALDAAMAENLAEIDAITANKAAPTFENTIVPLEKSGAALNRVGAIFGVWSGNLKSPEFQKVEIAMAPKLSAFGDRITQNPALFARIDAVYNSPAKAKLTPEQQRLVWVYWMRFTQQGAKLSPAAKAEFAANNEKLATLYTRFQQNELADEESYVLTLDSKAQLSGLTPAQVAAAAAEGVKRGQPGKWLITNTRSSMEPFLTYADDRAAREKGFAMWTKRGDNGGATDNNAIVTQILHLRAANAKLIGYPTYAHWQIASKMAKTPDNALALELAAWKPAVAQVKQDVAVMQAVVDKDGGTFKIAPWDYRYYAEKVRKAKYNLDLNEVKPYLQLDHVRAAMFFAAGKLYGFTFTQVHGLPVFHPDVTVWEVKGRDGKHVGLWYFDPYARPGKNSGAWMNAYREQSRVDGDVPTIVSNNANFIKADPGQPVTLSFDDAKTMFHEFGHALHGLNSNVVYPTLSGTNTVRDFVEFPSQLNENWFTTPEVQAMLVNAQGEPLPTDLIAKIKRADTFNAAFGVVEAQASAIVDLKLHLAGDVPIDPKAFESTTLAELGMPSEIVMRHRIPQFGHVFAGDGYAAGYYGYLWAAVLDHDAFEAFTEAGGPYDPVVAKRLHDTITSVGNTVDPAVAFRNFRGRDPKVDAYLRSMGFPVPVATAATGS; translated from the coding sequence ATGAAATTGAGTTTGTTGATCGGCGCGTGCCTGCTTGCGATCGCGGCGGTGCCGACCGCCGCCGCGCCGTCGAACCCGCTCCTCGCGCCGTGGACCGGCCCTTATGGCGGCGAGCCGAACTTTGCCACGGTCAAGATCGCCGATTTCGCTCCCGCGCTGGACGCCGCAATGGCCGAGAACCTCGCCGAAATCGATGCGATCACCGCGAACAAGGCCGCACCGACGTTCGAGAACACGATTGTCCCGCTCGAGAAGTCGGGCGCGGCGCTCAACCGCGTCGGCGCGATCTTTGGAGTATGGTCGGGCAATCTCAAGTCGCCCGAGTTCCAGAAGGTCGAGATAGCGATGGCGCCGAAGCTGTCGGCGTTCGGCGACAGGATCACGCAGAACCCGGCGTTGTTCGCCCGGATCGACGCGGTCTATAACTCGCCCGCCAAGGCGAAGCTGACACCCGAACAGCAGCGCCTCGTCTGGGTCTACTGGATGCGCTTTACGCAGCAGGGGGCAAAGCTGTCACCGGCAGCGAAGGCCGAATTCGCCGCGAACAACGAAAAGCTCGCGACGCTCTATACCAGGTTCCAGCAGAACGAGCTCGCTGACGAGGAGAGCTATGTCCTGACGCTCGACAGCAAGGCGCAACTGTCGGGGCTGACCCCGGCGCAGGTCGCCGCCGCCGCTGCCGAGGGAGTCAAGCGCGGCCAGCCGGGCAAGTGGCTGATCACCAACACGCGCTCATCGATGGAGCCATTCCTGACCTACGCCGACGACCGCGCTGCCCGCGAAAAAGGCTTCGCGATGTGGACCAAGCGTGGAGATAACGGCGGTGCGACCGACAATAATGCGATCGTCACGCAAATCCTCCACCTGCGCGCGGCGAACGCGAAGCTGATCGGCTACCCGACCTACGCGCACTGGCAGATCGCCAGCAAGATGGCGAAGACCCCCGACAATGCCCTCGCGCTCGAACTCGCCGCATGGAAGCCTGCGGTCGCGCAGGTCAAGCAGGACGTCGCGGTGATGCAGGCGGTCGTCGACAAAGACGGCGGCACGTTCAAGATCGCGCCGTGGGACTATCGCTATTATGCCGAGAAGGTCCGAAAGGCGAAATACAACCTCGATCTCAACGAGGTGAAGCCGTACCTCCAGCTCGATCACGTCCGCGCCGCGATGTTCTTCGCTGCGGGCAAGCTCTACGGCTTCACCTTCACACAGGTCCACGGCCTGCCGGTGTTCCACCCCGACGTCACCGTGTGGGAGGTCAAGGGCCGCGACGGCAAACATGTCGGGCTATGGTATTTCGATCCGTACGCTAGGCCCGGCAAGAATTCGGGGGCGTGGATGAACGCGTATCGCGAACAGTCGCGAGTCGACGGCGACGTTCCGACGATCGTCTCGAACAACGCCAATTTCATCAAGGCCGATCCCGGCCAGCCGGTGACGCTGTCGTTCGACGACGCCAAGACGATGTTCCACGAATTCGGCCACGCGCTCCACGGGCTCAACTCGAACGTCGTCTATCCGACGCTGTCGGGGACCAATACCGTCCGCGATTTCGTCGAATTCCCGAGCCAGCTCAACGAGAACTGGTTCACCACCCCCGAAGTCCAGGCGATGCTCGTCAACGCGCAGGGCGAGCCGCTCCCCACCGACCTGATCGCCAAGATCAAGCGCGCCGACACGTTCAACGCCGCGTTCGGCGTCGTCGAGGCGCAGGCAAGCGCGATTGTCGACCTCAAGCTCCATCTTGCGGGCGACGTGCCGATCGACCCGAAGGCGTTCGAAAGCACGACCCTTGCCGAACTCGGCATGCCGTCGGAGATCGTCATGCGCCACCGCATCCCGCAGTTCGGCCACGTCTTCGCGGGCGACGGCTATGCCGCGGGCTATTACGGCTATCTGTGGGCGGCGGTGCTCGACCACGACGCGTTCGAGGCGTTCACCGAGGCGGGCGGGCCGTACGACCCGGTCGTGGCGAAGCGCCTCCACGACACGATCACCTCGGTCGGCAACACCGTCGACCCGGCGGTCGCGTTCCGCAATTTCCGCGGGCGTGATCCGAAGGTCGACGCGTATCTGCGGTCGATGGGCTTTCCGGTTCCGGTCGCGACGGCGGCGACGGGAAGCTGA
- a CDS encoding M61 family metallopeptidase, translating to MISGLTLTVALFAAPALAQSPPQPQPVPMPPATIAPVDKPYPGTITVHVDATDLDRRILTVHETIPVAGPGPMTLLYPEWLPGKHSPRGPVDKLAGLIIHAGAARLEWIRDPVDVYAFHIDVPAGATAIDLDFQFVSPTDPKQGRVVVTQNMLNLEFDQTTLYPAGYFTRQIPVSATVKFPEGWKVATALRPIAGAPAGETTFNTVPFETLVDSPIFAGRYMRVIPLDTSSRPVTLNVVADRPDLLAATDAQIAPHVKLVKEAVALFGSKHFDHYDLLLALSDKQGGIGLEHHRSSENGSVPGYFTEWDKNPGAHGLLPHEFTHSWDGKFRRGADSWTPNYNVPMRNSLLWVYEGGTQYFGTVLGGRSGIWTPQQTLDNLAGYAATYDAVIGRTWKPLIDTTNDPITAARAPEPWRNWQRSEDYYTEGLLIWLDADTLIRERSKGKRSLDDFAHRFFGVDDGAWTELSYTFDDVVAALNATEPYDWAKFLNDRLTSHGPGAPLDGITRGGYKLVYTDKQSDFGKAADSAAKRIDLNYSLGLSVGKDADLTQVMWGGPAFKAGLTVGTVILAVNGEAYDGDGLKRAVTAAKAGKPVELMVKNADRFRVVTIDWSGGLRYPHLERTGSGPASLDAIIASRTK from the coding sequence ATGATCTCCGGCCTTACCCTCACCGTCGCCCTGTTCGCCGCTCCGGCGCTCGCGCAATCGCCGCCGCAGCCGCAACCCGTGCCGATGCCCCCCGCAACGATCGCGCCGGTCGACAAGCCGTACCCGGGCACGATCACTGTCCATGTCGACGCGACCGACCTCGACCGGCGCATCCTGACGGTCCACGAGACGATCCCGGTCGCGGGGCCGGGCCCGATGACCTTGCTGTATCCCGAATGGCTGCCGGGCAAGCATTCGCCGCGCGGGCCGGTCGACAAGCTCGCCGGGCTGATCATTCACGCGGGCGCGGCGCGGCTTGAGTGGATCCGCGATCCGGTCGACGTCTACGCCTTCCACATCGACGTTCCGGCGGGGGCGACGGCGATCGACCTCGACTTCCAGTTCGTCTCGCCGACCGATCCGAAGCAGGGGCGCGTCGTCGTCACGCAGAACATGCTCAACCTCGAATTCGACCAGACGACGCTGTATCCGGCGGGGTATTTCACCCGGCAGATCCCCGTATCAGCGACGGTCAAGTTTCCCGAAGGCTGGAAGGTCGCGACCGCGCTGCGTCCGATTGCCGGGGCCCCGGCGGGCGAAACCACCTTCAACACCGTGCCGTTCGAGACGCTGGTCGACTCGCCGATCTTCGCCGGACGCTACATGCGCGTCATCCCGCTCGACACGTCGTCGCGCCCGGTGACGCTCAACGTGGTGGCTGATCGCCCCGATCTGCTTGCGGCGACCGACGCGCAGATCGCGCCGCATGTGAAGCTGGTCAAAGAGGCAGTCGCGCTGTTCGGGTCGAAGCATTTCGATCACTACGACCTGCTCCTCGCGCTGAGCGACAAGCAGGGCGGGATCGGTCTCGAGCATCATCGGTCGAGCGAGAACGGCTCGGTGCCGGGATATTTCACCGAGTGGGACAAGAACCCGGGTGCGCACGGACTGCTGCCGCACGAGTTCACCCACAGCTGGGACGGCAAGTTCCGCCGCGGCGCGGATTCGTGGACGCCGAACTACAATGTGCCGATGCGCAACTCATTGCTGTGGGTGTACGAAGGCGGGACGCAGTATTTCGGAACGGTTCTTGGTGGCCGGTCGGGCATCTGGACGCCGCAGCAGACCCTCGACAATCTCGCCGGTTATGCCGCGACGTACGATGCGGTCATCGGGCGGACGTGGAAGCCGCTGATCGACACGACCAACGATCCGATCACCGCCGCGCGCGCGCCCGAGCCGTGGCGCAACTGGCAGCGGTCGGAGGATTATTACACCGAGGGCCTGCTGATCTGGCTCGACGCCGACACGCTGATCCGCGAGCGGTCGAAGGGCAAGCGCTCGCTCGACGATTTCGCGCATCGCTTCTTCGGGGTCGACGATGGTGCGTGGACCGAGCTCAGCTACACCTTCGACGATGTCGTCGCCGCATTGAACGCGACCGAGCCGTACGACTGGGCAAAGTTCTTGAACGACCGGCTGACGTCGCACGGCCCGGGGGCGCCGCTCGATGGCATCACGCGCGGCGGCTACAAGCTCGTCTACACCGACAAGCAGAGCGATTTCGGCAAGGCCGCGGACAGCGCAGCCAAGCGCATCGACCTCAATTATTCGCTCGGCCTCAGCGTCGGCAAGGACGCCGACCTGACGCAGGTGATGTGGGGCGGACCGGCGTTCAAGGCGGGGTTGACCGTCGGCACGGTGATCCTCGCGGTCAACGGCGAGGCGTATGACGGTGACGGCCTGAAGCGCGCGGTGACCGCGGCGAAGGCCGGGAAGCCGGTCGAGTTGATGGTCAAGAACGCCGATCGCTTCCGCGTCGTCACGATCGACTGGAGCGGTGGCCTGCGCTATCCGCACCTCGAGCGCACCGGCAGCGGCCCGGCGTCGCTCGACGCGATCATCGCCAGCCGGACGAAGTAG
- a CDS encoding MerC domain-containing protein, which yields MAASRPSQSWLDWAAVSASGLCLIHCLALPLLIALLPSIGGAVAGSGTHWVLLAFALPVSLWVLTRDPWPEGLVPLALGAAGLSLMTLGVAFYEGLPAERILTVAGVSLVAAAHLVRWRRRRA from the coding sequence GTGGCCGCGTCGCGTCCATCGCAATCCTGGCTCGATTGGGCAGCCGTCTCGGCGTCTGGCCTGTGCCTGATCCACTGCCTCGCCCTGCCGCTGCTGATCGCGCTGCTGCCGTCGATCGGCGGCGCGGTCGCGGGGAGTGGCACGCACTGGGTGCTCCTCGCCTTCGCCCTGCCAGTCAGCCTGTGGGTGCTGACCCGCGATCCGTGGCCCGAGGGCCTCGTCCCGCTTGCACTCGGAGCCGCCGGCCTGAGCCTGATGACGCTGGGAGTCGCCTTCTACGAAGGCCTGCCCGCCGAGCGCATCCTCACCGTCGCCGGGGTCAGCCTCGTCGCCGCCGCGCATCTTGTCCGATGGCGACGGCGCCGAGCCTAG
- a CDS encoding teicoplanin resistance protein VanZ, with translation MTPRLPRVIFAVILIGTFIAAILPNAEAPDFGDGDKINHIAAFITLSLAAAWAWPRTKLWRIALWLSALGGLIEIVQAIPFIGRDAEWGDWIADTVATVVTLTVIWVLRRLLPRL, from the coding sequence ATGACCCCGCGCCTCCCTCGCGTCATCTTTGCGGTCATCCTGATCGGGACGTTCATCGCGGCGATCCTGCCGAACGCCGAGGCACCCGACTTTGGCGACGGCGACAAGATCAACCATATCGCCGCGTTCATCACGTTGAGCCTCGCTGCGGCATGGGCTTGGCCGCGCACGAAATTGTGGCGCATCGCGCTCTGGCTGAGCGCGCTCGGCGGGCTGATCGAGATCGTCCAGGCGATACCGTTCATCGGCCGCGACGCCGAATGGGGCGACTGGATCGCCGATACCGTCGCCACAGTCGTCACGCTGACAGTCATCTGGGTGTTGCGGCGCTTGCTTCCGCGCTTGTAA
- a CDS encoding L,D-transpeptidase family protein, protein MILTVDTAALTLTADGVSTPCLIGRSGATSAASKHEGDGCTPRGRWAIRSAMIRPDRVAAPVTALPWRALDPADGWSDDVRDPAYNRRVRHPHPFSAEHLWRDDGLYDVIVELGYNDAPPVPGKGSAIFLHCMIAGHPTAGCVAIDREALEALLPHLAPGDWIDIA, encoded by the coding sequence ATGATCCTGACCGTCGACACAGCAGCGCTGACTCTTACCGCCGACGGCGTTTCGACTCCGTGCCTGATCGGCCGGTCGGGCGCGACATCCGCCGCGAGCAAGCACGAGGGCGACGGCTGCACCCCGCGCGGACGCTGGGCGATCCGCTCGGCGATGATCCGTCCCGACCGCGTCGCTGCGCCGGTCACCGCACTGCCGTGGCGCGCGCTCGACCCGGCCGACGGCTGGTCGGATGACGTGCGCGACCCCGCGTACAACCGCCGCGTCCGCCACCCGCATCCGTTTTCCGCCGAGCATCTGTGGCGCGACGACGGGCTGTACGATGTCATCGTCGAGCTTGGCTATAACGACGCGCCGCCGGTCCCGGGCAAGGGCAGCGCGATCTTCCTCCACTGCATGATCGCCGGGCACCCGACCGCCGGGTGCGTCGCGATCGACCGCGAGGCGCTCGAAGCCCTTCTGCCGCATCTTGCCCCCGGCGACTGGATCGATATCGCATGA
- the ribA gene encoding GTP cyclohydrolase II, giving the protein MSPDAATSVARAVDELRRGQVVRITSPAGDLDVLATELADDLVLTRLETDARAGLIVTARRAAVLHIVNQPAAAGQDVVWIDRPAWLDLAATVAIADPGDDLRLPFKGPFRTCVPTATAAAQAAVRLAKLGGILPAVFAVPAGGGTPLTAAAADILSYARADRLRIVTRARLPLDGAPDTEVVAFRPAEGGPEHLALVIGPRGTTPPVLTRLHSACLTGDVLGSLKCDCGPQLRAALAAITAAGGGVLLYLQQEGRGIGLINKLRAYALQDQGFDTVDANLRLGFEPDERDFAVAATMLRLLGVGQVRLLTNNPDKVASLSAHGIDVVERIAHSMPPNPHNADYLATKRDRSGHYL; this is encoded by the coding sequence GTGAGCCCAGACGCCGCCACCAGCGTCGCGCGCGCGGTCGACGAGCTCCGTCGCGGACAGGTCGTTCGGATAACGAGCCCGGCGGGCGATCTCGATGTCCTCGCCACTGAACTCGCCGACGACCTCGTCCTTACGCGGCTCGAGACCGATGCGCGCGCCGGGCTCATCGTCACGGCGCGGCGGGCGGCGGTGCTCCACATCGTCAATCAGCCCGCAGCGGCGGGGCAGGATGTCGTCTGGATCGACCGCCCGGCATGGCTCGACCTCGCCGCGACGGTCGCGATCGCCGACCCCGGCGACGACCTCCGCCTGCCGTTCAAGGGACCGTTCCGCACGTGCGTGCCGACCGCGACGGCAGCGGCGCAGGCGGCGGTGCGGCTGGCCAAGCTCGGCGGCATCCTGCCGGCGGTCTTCGCCGTTCCTGCCGGAGGCGGCACGCCGTTGACCGCCGCCGCCGCGGATATCCTGAGCTACGCCCGCGCCGACCGGCTGCGAATCGTCACCCGTGCGCGCCTGCCGCTCGACGGCGCCCCCGATACCGAAGTCGTCGCATTCCGCCCGGCCGAGGGCGGGCCCGAGCATCTCGCGTTGGTCATCGGCCCGCGCGGGACGACGCCGCCGGTGCTGACCCGGCTTCATTCGGCGTGCCTGACCGGCGATGTCCTTGGCAGCCTCAAGTGCGATTGCGGCCCGCAGCTTCGCGCCGCCTTGGCCGCGATCACGGCGGCTGGGGGCGGCGTATTGCTGTATCTCCAGCAGGAGGGGCGCGGTATCGGGCTGATCAACAAGCTGCGCGCGTATGCCCTCCAGGACCAGGGGTTCGATACCGTCGACGCCAACCTCCGCCTCGGCTTCGAGCCCGACGAGCGCGATTTTGCCGTCGCCGCGACGATGCTGCGCCTGCTCGGCGTCGGACAGGTCCGGCTGCTGACCAACAACCCCGACAAGGTCGCGAGCCTCTCCGCGCACGGCATCGACGTCGTCGAGCGCATCGCGCATTCGATGCCGCCCAACCCGCACAACGCCGATTATCTCGCGACCAAGCGCGACCGCAGCGGGCATTATCTGTAA
- a CDS encoding exodeoxyribonuclease III gives MPSPNQTLSIATWNINSVRFRLDIVERFLTEHSPDILCLQETKVIDNDFPHALFDRLGYTHRVICGQKMHHGVATLSKVPLTEERRFDWQDNGEARHIGARLANGLLIENVYVPAGGDIPDPALNPKFAQKLAFVDRMTAWSEGLRDDTVIVGDFNIAPLPCDVWSHKALLNVVSHTPVEVDRLDGLAASHDWVDVGRTFIPAPERLYTWWSYRNADHTVNDRGRRLDHIWASPGVARSATAFEVVEDARNWGKPSDHVPQIATFAL, from the coding sequence ATGCCGTCCCCGAACCAAACGCTGTCGATCGCCACCTGGAACATTAATTCGGTGCGCTTCCGCCTCGACATCGTCGAGCGGTTCTTGACGGAGCATTCGCCCGATATCCTGTGCCTGCAGGAAACCAAGGTCATCGACAACGACTTCCCGCACGCGCTGTTCGACCGGCTCGGCTATACGCACCGGGTCATCTGCGGGCAGAAGATGCACCACGGCGTCGCGACGCTGTCGAAGGTTCCGCTGACCGAAGAGCGCCGCTTCGACTGGCAGGACAATGGCGAGGCACGGCACATCGGCGCGCGGCTGGCGAACGGGCTGTTGATCGAGAATGTTTATGTCCCCGCGGGCGGCGACATTCCCGACCCCGCGCTCAATCCCAAGTTCGCGCAAAAACTCGCCTTCGTCGACCGAATGACGGCGTGGTCGGAGGGGTTGCGCGACGACACCGTTATCGTCGGCGATTTCAACATCGCGCCGCTGCCGTGTGACGTGTGGAGCCACAAGGCATTGCTCAACGTGGTCAGCCACACGCCCGTCGAGGTCGACCGGCTCGACGGTCTCGCCGCGAGCCACGACTGGGTCGACGTCGGCCGCACGTTCATCCCCGCGCCGGAGCGGCTGTACACATGGTGGAGCTACCGCAACGCCGACCATACGGTGAACGACCGCGGGCGGCGGCTCGACCATATCTGGGCGTCGCCGGGCGTGGCGCGGTCGGCGACGGCGTTCGAGGTTGTCGAGGACGCGCGCAACTGGGGCAAGCCATCGGACCACGTCCCGCAGATCGCGACGTTCGCGCTGTGA
- a CDS encoding LolA family protein: MKPFFLALLLAATPLAAAPLTIDSVKAALQATTTMTADFSQTAANGTVATGKLILSRPGKIRFAYDKAPLLVVADGKRLSVVDYEVNQVSQYPIKSTPLGVLLDGDADLARFAHVVGQQGNGLLVEARDPKHPEYGAITLNFATDAAAPGGLALLGWTALDAQNNRTDITLRGTKYNVAVPAASFGFRDPRAKSLPGKTG; encoded by the coding sequence TTGAAGCCATTTTTTCTCGCCCTGCTCCTCGCCGCCACCCCACTCGCCGCTGCCCCGTTGACGATCGACTCGGTCAAGGCGGCGCTGCAGGCGACGACGACGATGACCGCCGACTTCAGCCAGACCGCGGCGAACGGCACCGTTGCGACCGGCAAGCTGATCCTGTCGCGTCCGGGCAAGATCCGCTTCGCCTACGACAAGGCACCGCTGCTCGTCGTCGCCGACGGCAAGCGGCTCAGCGTCGTCGATTACGAGGTCAACCAGGTCTCGCAATACCCGATCAAGAGCACCCCGCTCGGCGTCCTGCTCGACGGCGATGCCGACCTTGCCCGCTTCGCGCATGTCGTCGGGCAGCAGGGCAACGGTTTGCTGGTCGAGGCGCGCGATCCCAAACACCCCGAATATGGCGCGATAACGCTCAACTTCGCTACCGACGCCGCTGCGCCGGGCGGGCTGGCGCTGCTCGGCTGGACTGCCCTCGACGCGCAGAACAACCGAACCGACATCACCCTGCGCGGCACGAAATACAACGTCGCGGTGCCCGCCGCGAGCTTCGGTTTCCGCGATCCACGCGCGAAAAGCCTACCCGGAAAAACCGGCTAG
- a CDS encoding response regulator has protein sequence MDTRNVIAITGLIGAITGILWPVIAVGVLFAFRGPAMRALNRVSDDGGTIEVFGVKLNVGKATEEQQRMIEDLQKQVGTLRDAARVQGEIGQRASGFLDPSTSAGRVIAAPPRTIPPAPLAQAPSGGEIMVGAVPSSDPTPPIAVGSANPAALAPLTRSSKPRLLWVDDHPENVALLRASLRSRGFVIVEASSTEVALDAFGSREFDAVISDMGRDTADAGVSLAARIRGVDANVPIFIFCSIGAVRIYGGFAKQAGATLVTDSATLLMERLLELQSLG, from the coding sequence GTGGACACCAGGAACGTCATTGCCATTACAGGATTGATCGGCGCGATCACAGGCATTCTGTGGCCGGTCATCGCCGTTGGCGTCCTGTTTGCCTTCCGTGGACCGGCGATGCGCGCGTTAAATCGCGTCAGCGACGACGGCGGCACGATCGAGGTTTTTGGCGTTAAGCTAAATGTCGGCAAGGCCACCGAAGAACAGCAACGGATGATAGAGGATCTTCAGAAACAGGTGGGTACACTGCGCGATGCAGCGCGCGTACAAGGGGAAATCGGACAGCGTGCATCGGGCTTCCTCGATCCGAGCACCTCTGCCGGACGCGTCATCGCCGCGCCGCCGCGAACGATTCCCCCCGCTCCCCTAGCGCAGGCACCGAGCGGAGGCGAGATCATGGTCGGCGCGGTGCCGTCATCCGATCCAACCCCGCCGATTGCTGTGGGCAGCGCGAACCCCGCCGCACTTGCGCCGCTAACGCGTTCGTCGAAACCGCGGTTGCTGTGGGTCGACGACCATCCGGAAAACGTCGCCTTGTTACGCGCGTCGCTCCGCAGCCGGGGCTTCGTCATTGTCGAGGCATCAAGCACCGAGGTCGCACTCGATGCATTTGGCTCCCGTGAGTTCGACGCAGTCATTTCGGACATGGGACGCGACACCGCCGATGCGGGGGTGTCGCTTGCGGCGCGCATCCGCGGAGTCGACGCGAATGTCCCCATCTTCATCTTCTGCAGTATCGGTGCGGTTCGGATCTACGGTGGCTTCGCGAAGCAGGCGGGCGCAACTCTCGTTACGGACTCGGCAACGCTGTTGATGGAACGGCTGCTCGAACTCCAGTCGCTGGGGTAA
- a CDS encoding tyrosine recombinase XerC, with amino-acid sequence MVEWCASLTDARRLSPNTVRAYAASLHRFIAFAGRHLGRAVDGAALSAFTLADFRAFLAARRGEGLGNASIAREVAALRTFYAFAATAGVDASGLTGLASPKRAARVPRPVSPADARALVADIGDAALQPWVAARDTAVVLLLYGAGLRIAEALALTGSALPLGETITVTGKRAKTRIVPLLPVVRAAIEAYADLCPWPRSASAPLFRGVRGGPLAPELIRKAMASARVGLGLPASATPHALRHSFATHLLARGADLRSIQELLGHASLSSTQVYTAVDAAHLLDVYRNAHPRA; translated from the coding sequence GTGGTCGAATGGTGCGCGAGCCTGACCGATGCGCGGCGGCTGTCGCCGAACACCGTCCGCGCTTATGCCGCGAGCCTCCACCGCTTCATCGCCTTTGCCGGGCGACACCTCGGGCGCGCAGTCGACGGGGCGGCGCTGTCGGCTTTCACCCTCGCCGACTTCCGCGCCTTCCTCGCGGCGCGGCGAGGCGAGGGGCTGGGCAACGCCTCGATCGCGCGCGAGGTCGCCGCACTCCGCACCTTCTACGCCTTCGCCGCGACCGCCGGAGTCGACGCGTCGGGGCTTACCGGCCTCGCCTCACCCAAGCGTGCTGCGCGCGTGCCGCGCCCGGTGTCCCCCGCCGATGCGCGCGCGCTCGTCGCCGACATTGGCGATGCCGCGCTCCAGCCGTGGGTCGCGGCGCGCGACACCGCGGTCGTGCTTCTTCTCTATGGAGCGGGCCTGCGGATCGCCGAGGCGCTCGCGCTGACCGGCAGCGCGCTGCCGCTGGGCGAGACAATCACCGTCACCGGCAAGCGGGCCAAGACACGGATCGTGCCGCTGCTGCCGGTCGTCCGCGCCGCGATCGAGGCCTATGCCGACCTATGCCCGTGGCCACGAAGCGCGTCGGCCCCGCTGTTCCGCGGCGTCCGCGGCGGACCGCTCGCGCCCGAGCTGATCCGCAAGGCGATGGCATCGGCACGCGTCGGCCTCGGCCTGCCCGCGAGCGCGACCCCGCACGCGCTCCGCCACAGCTTTGCGACGCACCTGCTCGCGCGCGGCGCCGATCTCCGTTCGATCCAGGAACTGCTCGGCCACGCCAGCCTGTCGTCGACACAGGTCTACACCGCGGTCGACGCCGCGCACCTGCTCGACGTCTACCGCAACGCGCACCCGCGCGCCTGA